Below is a genomic region from Medicago truncatula cultivar Jemalong A17 chromosome 3, MtrunA17r5.0-ANR, whole genome shotgun sequence.
ttttataaaataaatatgattatcattatgttaaacaaaaacaaaatagtttTATTAATCTCTAAAAATTAATTGCTAAATtgctaaatatatttttttttatataattcatAACATACGGATCCATAATCGTGatcattttaaacaatttcatcatcatttcatataaTCTTGAATATTTTGAATTATCAAAAAGTTATGGAGAATTATATAATCTTGAATGagtaaaaaaacattatgaatCATAAGATCATTTTCAGATATTCTCTAAAGAAATTACATAATCTTAACTCATGATTCAACTCATTCAAAAACGCTTAAATAATTATATCGGAGgttcatattttgttttcctTGTATGTTTATTTCTAGTAAATGTACATATGACATTTGATGATGGAAACTTCATTCTCTAAAAAGTGAAAAGCATCTCACTGATTGGGGAAAAACTTCCAAAAAAATTGAGTGGAATCCGCCATGCCAATCGCGTCTAATATTTGGAGTTTTGTGACCTCATTTCCAAAACCAGCACAACAATTGCTGTTGGACTAGACAGGGACCCAACGTAACAAACCACCAAATTTCTTAACACACTACTAATCTCACCCTTCTATATGCATTACAATCTAATCCAATACAATAATTGTGTTTGCAAACAAATTATTTATGCCTAATTTCAACTTGTATCTTTTTCTTCTGTTAAATAACGGGGATTATGACACTCCGTAAGATTGCAACCACAATAGTCAATGACTACTCAtaaacaatcaatcaaaaactAAGACCACAATCCAACTcggataatttttattttttttccatttccaTAGCTTGCCTCCATCTCTATCAAAGATAGTCTTATTTAAGATAATTTTTGAGCACATACTAAAAACCTAGATAAAATTCGAACATTGATAGGTCACATTGTTAAACTAGATCTAAACTCGTTGGTATTTAAATTATCTTATAccatcaacaatttttttaccttATAAGAATACAAAGATAATTACTTATTGTATGTCTTATAATTTGTGACTTATTTGATCATTTCACTtagataagaaaaaatatatacatgaaagaaagaaagaaaaaaaataatattttactaaattaCTCGAGTATCGATTATTCGATTTATTCATAATTAAACATTAACGCAAAAGTGgaaaatattgaattgaatgtgaagtattacattaaaaattaaaagtgtcatttttttaactttttttttttgttgcaatacCTATACCTAATGTGAAATTGGAAGGAAGtgagtaataaaaatatacacacacttccttaaaaaaaataaaaaataaaaataaaaataaatacacacacAAATAATAAATGCAATGTCTTATATGTATGAAAAAGTATCTAAAAAAGGGCACACAAAGTCCAAAGAGAGTTATTGACAAGGACTCAACCCTTTCCTTGTTTTCCGGTTTTCTTATCCCTCCTAAAAACCTTTCTTAAAATTCCATCCATACAACAAAGAGAAAGATCATTCACAACACCTTTCCATATCTCTCTTcacccaaaaagaaaaaaaaagtattatagaTAGACCTAACAATTCCAAACACTTCATCAAATCTTGTCAAACTGTTATGGAAACACAACAACACCAAAAcatcattgaagaagaaaaaaacaaccaTTCAATCCAATTAGAACAAACATCATCACCAAAACATCCTTCTTCACccccctcttcttcttcttcaccttctCATGAATTTTCTTTCACAATTTCTCTCCACTCTAATTCCTCCACAACAATCCATGACAAATCCAAACCACCTTCACCTTCTCTTGCACTTGATTTATCTCCAGCTGATGACATTTTCTTCCATGGTCATTTACTTCCTCTTCATCTCCTTTCTCACTTCCCTTCCTCACCGCGATTTTCCACCAATTCAAATGATAGTTTCACTCTTCCAATAAGAGAATTATTACAAGATGAAAAGATTAGAAAAGACACTAGCAGCTGCAACACCAGCCACAGAGAAGAcaatatcaacatcaacatcaacaatacaagAGGAGTTACAAAGGATGAAAACAAGTCCACCAATACTAAAGCTAGTAGTTTCTCATTGTTTGGATCATCAAAAGGAAATCATAACAATAAAGAGAAGCATAACAAGAAGAAACTTGTTGGGTATGATATGATTCAAGCATtgaaaaaatacttaaaaaatgtGCAACTTTTTagagggagaagagaaaagAATGGATTCCATGGAGAAGCTTATTCACGTTCAGGGAATTTAAT
It encodes:
- the LOC11434714 gene encoding BRI1 kinase inhibitor 1 produces the protein METQQHQNIIEEEKNNHSIQLEQTSSPKHPSSPPSSSSSPSHEFSFTISLHSNSSTTIHDKSKPPSPSLALDLSPADDIFFHGHLLPLHLLSHFPSSPRFSTNSNDSFTLPIRELLQDEKIRKDTSSCNTSHREDNINININNTRGVTKDENKSTNTKASSFSLFGSSKGNHNNKEKHNKKKLVGYDMIQALKKYLKNVQLFRGRREKNGFHGEAYSRSGNLIRKNKPEVRGSRGEYSAPASMRASPTNSGLLLATGGSLSSSSSNNSSMEELQAAIQAAIAHCKNSIAKEDKLS